A part of Vigna radiata var. radiata cultivar VC1973A unplaced genomic scaffold, Vradiata_ver6 scaffold_137, whole genome shotgun sequence genomic DNA contains:
- the LOC106753546 gene encoding kirola-like yields the protein MSLTGKLIIEIGVHATAAKWFNLLATQLHHVQNLTDAVLEIKAWHHNESINQWTSTIDGKATKYLESVESADEDNKTITYKIFGEDFEHKFKVFKLIFQAIDKDEGGGVIKWIIEYETKSEEFDPPFGFLEFVYKGSRDVDANLIKA from the exons ATGTCACTTACTGGTAAACTCATCATTGAAATTGGAGTTCATGCAACTGCTGCAAAGTGGTTCAACCTATTGGCAACGCAACTCCACCATGTTCAAAACCTTACTGATGCAGTCCTTGAAATAAAAGCCTGGCATCACAATGAGTCCATCAATCAATGGACAAGTACCATAG ATGGTAAGGCTACAAAATATCTCGAGAGTGTTGAATCCGCTGATGAAGACAACAAaacaataacctacaaaatcttCGGGGAAGATTTCGAGCACAAATTTAAGGTTTTTAAGCTAATATTTCAAGCAATTGATAAAGATGAAGGTGGTGGCGTCATCAAATGGATCATTGAATATGAAACTAAAAGTGAGGAATTTGATCCTCCTTTTGGCTTCCTCGAATTCGTGTACAAAGGAAGCAGAGATGTTGATGCCAATCTTATCAAAGCATAG